A stretch of DNA from Manihot esculenta cultivar AM560-2 chromosome 7, M.esculenta_v8, whole genome shotgun sequence:
TAAAATTGGTTAGTTTCAATTCAATGTGAATAGTAACATCACACTCACCGAAGTTCTTCATCCAAATATGTAATTTCCAACTCACCACGAGCTCTTCCAGGTGCCTTAACCGGTATCTGAAACCATGATAAAGTCGATTACTTATAAAAATTCAGGTATCACCAGACACTCGCAATCAATTTAAAACTCTGGCTGTATTCAGTTTAGTCACGTATCATCAGTTTATTACCACTTTCATTTTTACAGTTTCAAGTGCCCTTGCACATAAAGAAAATTCACCCCAGGAGTTGATTTTCCTGATGGCAAAACTGCCTTGAACGGCCTCGATGAAGTTATGCAACAATAAAATGAAGCAGATATGGTGATGCTAGTTTTATCTGTTGTTTTTATGCAGAAGGTCCATGCAATTCAGTTTGTGCCGGTTGCACAAGttcaaaaagaataaaaatacgAAACTAATGTCGAACAACATCCAGTGAACTTTGCTGGAAGATTTCTAATGAATAACATTCACAATTCTTAAAAGCTTAAAACTTTTGGTGTTATTGCTGATTTTCAGGATATTAAAGCAAGAGAATCTGCATTTTAGATCCCACTCTCTACACCTCCAAAATAAGTTAAAAATCCCCTGTCTTGAATCCATTCATGAGAAGGGTTAACAAATTAAGTAACTCATTACAGTATCTTTAAGGTTTCAGAACCGATAGTTGCCTGTCAAACTTTGGATCTATGCAGTAAAAAGTAGAAAGCATATGCCATAAATGTAAGtaacaaggaaaaaaaaaaacacttaccAGACCTGCAATCttgaaaaaatcaaattttacagCAACTTTTTTCGCATTCAAAGGTGTTAAATCTGCTGTTACCTGCAAAACAAGAATGTCAAGTTAGCTGGCAACAGCatgaagaaggaaaaaaaattcataaccaAGTACAATTCTTCCATCAGAAATCATAATTCAAAAAAGACATTGAAATGATGATGTTAATTAGAATATTACCTGGTTGAAGAATGGCCAAGACTCCATATTCTGTGCCCTAAGTGTATCCGCATTGATTGCTTGGTAGTTTGTTATGGATCTTAAGAATTTCGGCCTCTACATAACATTATTTTATGATCTTAAGAATAATAAACAATCTCAAAACAATACAAGAtaactcaaataaattaatcTTAGGCTACATttgtttcacagaaaatattttcctaCATTTTTTTATGTTTGAAGCACTCGGTAAAATTAACCAACGGTAAATATTTTCCTAGTCAAAGAGAAAATGAAgcactattatatataaatttatggaTAATTTATTACGTTTCCGagctattaaaaaatttattactcaTTCTTTCGTTAATTTTAGGCATTTAGTGttctattatttaatctatatagtatgaaaaaattcattagttgatccattaattttataaaatgccAACTAATTAAGCATTCTAATTGAGGGCATTTTAGACTTTTCTCAGCActttatgattaaaattaacaGAGAAACTAATgagtagaatttttaaaatctaaggtatgttttaatatattcttCGAAACTAAGGGACTAACTAGTGAATTTTTCTATACTAcatggactaaatagtaatttttccaaaatttattaacacctattttttaaaatataatcaagcaaagaaaaataagtaaggatattaacaaatttatatacaaTAATGTTACTAAGATTTTCAAagtacaaaaaataatttaatttccacTTTTGATCAGGAttttgttattgatgattttttcTGAGTACCCAAACATCATAgactataaaaatatttccaTGAACAAATGAATCCTTATACAAATTAGTCTATGCATTTTTCTATTTCCACCAATTTAGGATTGACAAATACAAAGCAAATACTAAGAACAAATAAAGTTTTCTATCCATTCCTCAGAAAAAGGGACAAAATACCCATGAAAGTAAAACAAGCTTGCAGGATGTTTCAGCTTACCTGGGTTTGCAGAATTGATTGTGAAGTAGTGTAAATAAGCTCCCATTTCCCATTTAGCAAATTAGATTTGAGTGGCTGCTTTGTCGGATTAACTGCTTCAAGTTTGCGAGCAATCTATCAAGAAATACATGTAAATATCAAAAAttggtaaatttttaattaaagtttaagCTCACTGTTACTGAGAAAAATTAAGAAGCTTAACCAATTTAAAAGGATTCCAAGAAATCTGCTCTTGTTTCCTCTCATAAATTACAATCCTAAACCCAAATCAAAGCTAAGGGCTCAGACCAAATCCTAACTGAGTTTGGCTCAATTGTTACGATGAAACTGGAGGAAATTTCAAATGGGTTCCATGGAAttttaagaaagaaatgagAAAATAGACGAACCTCATCAACTGCCTGCTGATCTTC
This window harbors:
- the LOC110618651 gene encoding probable plastid-lipid-associated protein 4, chloroplastic, whose translation is MALSSLNSPAIVTASQFSINLPIPKLTSTSTATATATLYSFSKPTNFLNLSGNDNSSIDKWRAKVSFFPAFLKKGKDAKVLKEELLEAIAPLDRGAQATPEDQQAVDEIARKLEAVNPTKQPLKSNLLNGKWELIYTTSQSILQTQRPKFLRSITNYQAINADTLRAQNMESWPFFNQVTADLTPLNAKKVAVKFDFFKIAGLIPVKAPGRARGELEITYLDEELRISRGDKGNLFILKMIDPSYRVPV